Genomic segment of Sarcophilus harrisii chromosome 4, mSarHar1.11, whole genome shotgun sequence:
tatagcaattgaggtttgcaaaatgctgGGAGGATGTAGAATGaatcttattatccccatgtacaaagaggaaactgatgctcaaatgggttaagtgactttcttgggTCCCTCAAACAAGTTAAGACTCAGAgctaaaattcaaattcagtctctctTGATTCTAACTCCAGCCCTCTTTCCATTAGGCCATGAAGCCTCTTCACAGAAGTTTATGGTAGAaaacaaatggagaaaggaagcaCAACACTAATGAAAAGAACCCAGACGCTTTACTAAATCTCAGTCAAAGGATCTGGTTTCTAGTCCCAGATCTGACCCTAATTAAGGTTGTTAATTTATGCcataatgataattataacatCTTGTAACATAACACTCTTCAGtattcaaaaatgattttacattGCAGTTGAGTAACTTTGataacatagttccaaactgctttccagaataacAGAACCAATTCATAGTTCCACTAACAGTGTATCAAATGagccaacatttgtcattttccatttttgtcaactTCTCTAATCTTATGGGTATGAGGTAGATCTTCAGatttactttaatttgcatttcccttttttatttggagcattttttttcaaaactgttttaaataccctttgacccaacaactTGACTTATACCTCAAAGacattaaagaaagaggaaaaggatctatatgcaCAGAAATATTCGTAGCAATTCTTTTAATGgtagcaaggaattagaaactaagAGGGTACCTATCAATTGTGAAatgtttgaataaattatagctattgattttagccattctgagaaatagcttcctcctatgtaaaatgaggataacaatttTTCTCTACTTATATCATAAAGCTATTCTAAAAATAGCATAAGGTCAGAAATATGATgctctttgtaaaaaaaataattttttattctccccaattacatgtaaaaataattttagcattcttttttttcaaattctaaattccaaattctctcctttattcCTCTCTCAGCCAAAGTGAGACGGCAAACAATTTCACATAAGTTATGCATGTCtagtaatgcaaaacatttccacataagtcatgctgtgaaagacaATAcagataacaacaaaaaaaagtaaagaaaaagaatactttaatctgcattcagatactaatggttctttctctggagatggatagtatttttcccTATAAGTCCTTCACAATTGAtgtggatcattatattgctgagagtagctaagttattcacagttgatcaccagaCATTGCTGTTACacacagtgttctcctggttctgttcaattcactttgtttcagttcatgtaCGTCATTCCAGATTTTCCTGATAGCATCAAGAAAATTTATAGCATCTTGctataaatgctcattgaaaaaacaaagattttataataaagcaaaatcatGGATAGATGGATGAGCAAATAGAtgaatgttgggggggggggggaaggatatCAAGAAGTAAGccagataaacagaaaaaatattgatgGACTGCAAGCATCCTTTGATCCATctgctaatttttcttttcagggcTTAAAAACTGGGTCATTCTTTTACCCAGGTGGTAATGTCAGCTACCAAGGTGAGTATGTCACTAtgagcaggaaggaaggaataattcATAAGTACAATGATGAGAAAGAATGGAGGCAAAATATTGACACAGTGATGAAGTGGTTCACAGAAGACGGCCTGGACTTGGTCACCCTCTATTTTGGGGAGCCAGATTCCACAGGTCACAAGTATGGTCCTGAGTCCCAAGAGAGAAAGAACATGGTATCACAGGTGGACCGAACTGTAGGTTACCTCCGGGAAAAGATTGAGATGTATAACCTCAAGGATAACCTCAACTTGATAATTACATCTGACCATGGTATGACCACTGTTCTAAAGAATGCCAGTGATTTGGTCGAATTTCACAAGTTTCCCAACTTTACCTTCAAGGATATTGAGTTTGAACTCCTAGACTATGGACCTAATGGAATGCTACTTCCCAAAGAAGGGAATCTCGAGAAGGTGTATGAGATCCTTAAGAATGCACATCCTAAACTCCACGTCTACAAGAAGGAATCTTTCCCTGAGCGCTTTCACTACGCCAATAATAACAGAATTACTCCACTGGTCATGTATAGCGATGTGGGCTATGTCATTCATGGGGTAAGGTGGCCTGAtgggggaatgggggagggaactggaaaggaataagcattcatTTAGTACCTaacatgtaccaggcactatgcctattatctcatttgagaggAAGTATTCACTAAGCATTAATTTATCTATACAGGGAGTGTTTGGGAGGGTAACAAATTAATTTAGTTGTGGAATAGTTCTAGAAACAAAATCTGTTGACAGCATCCAAAAGCAATAATTTGGGAGGGCCTGGGCTAAATCCAAGAAAGGTGTCAGGAAATTTTGGGGTAAAATAGAGACATCAAAGATACAGAAAGATGAAGTGTATGTGTGTCATATATGATTCAGGAAGAAGGTTCATGAGAGATACAGGATAAGGGAAGTTCATGATGCATGTGTATCAGACCCAAGTAGTAAGGGTGAATGGTAAAGAATATGTGTCAGGCACAGAAGAGAAAGCTTTATGGAGGAGCAGATACAAGATAAGAGGAATAATGACAAAGGCTGAGACTATGGGAAGCTATTAGACACAGCCCAGAGTGGTAAATATTCAGATAGCATTGAAAGGAACCGTGGGAGAGGAGGGTAGACAAACAGAGTAAGAAAGGCAATTGTAGAAAGCATAGTATGGGGAAGACTCGAGGagtagaaagaaaatatcaaatttacAGCATTAGGAAAGTGatgggaaagaataaaagatatgaaGATAATCATGTGTGAGTGTATATTGGCGTATTGTGTGATATAATAACAATGTGTGATCCATGTAAACACAGTAGAACagaaggatcataggatcatagatttacacCTGAAAGAACTAAATTAAGACCTTGATAGATTTGgtcacttgcctaaggtcacctAAGTAGACAGGATTTCGTACCCAGGTTCTTGACTTTAAACCTAACACTTTCCACCGTACAGAAAGAATATGCCTCTTGATCTGAGCTCTTGAGATGGAGTCTCCTTTTCCTACTTCCTCCATTAAGGAATTGGATTTCCTTGGTGCAGGGAGCTCCATAAaccaaaaagcattttctttttgggTGCAATTTAGAGTCAAAGCTGCCTAGAACATTGAGAGGTCAAGCAAGTTGCCCAGTCATAGAGCCAGTATACACTAAAATCAGGAATATGGATAAATTAAAGTTTTATATGACTCCTCTCGTGGCTTCTTTCACCTTTGCCAGTTTTTCCTAGCATCCACATTTCCTCACAAACACACCATTATAGCCAATGGAAGACCAAGGTTCTGGAGCCCAAATTTTGGAAAGCCTGTCACTCAGTAGGTGATCTTTTTCTATTCTCGAGTATCACCACAGACTTTTTACGACTCTTACTCAATACACAGTTTGCATGAAATATCAGTCACTATATCGGGACTCcgtgtatgtgtatgagtgtgtgagtgtgtatgtgtgttttgagAATAGAACATGATGAAGAATTGTAGCTGACTGATAGGAGAAAAACTAGGGAACAGATGAACCAGGAGCCAAGAACAGAGCAGAGGAAATAACTAAAACAAGAAAGGGAACATTAGGGAACTGGAGAAGCTAACATGTATAAGAGAAAAAGCACAGGATTTGAAACAAGAGGACATCAGTTCAAGTCCCAGTTCTGtaatttactacctatgtgagcTATGTTAAACAAGTCACTTCCCCATTGGGGGCCCCTGTACTTCCTATAAAATGGAGGGATTAAACTAAATTATCTCCTACggtccctttcagctcaaaatcttatttttaaaaaatgcaatttctGGATTGGTAGCTCTcctcatttatttagatttataagTCATGAGGATGAATATTCATTGAATGCCTATCTCTAGGACCaagaattttttctaaaaaaaaaaaaatctgagtcttAAAATCTTTTTGCTCTCTCTCATTTCTGTGCCCTTGACTACAATGGAGAAGGGTTAAATGCAGGCAAGAGGCTGGAAGAAGATACTGGAAGAAGAAGCAGCTTTCCTCCTACCCCAGCAATATTAGCAATGgatgcaattttgttttttcacagAGATACAGCGTCCAATTTAACAAGGGGGAGCATGGTTTTGACAATGAGAACATGGACATGAAGACTATCTTCCGAGCTGTGGGTCCTGACTTTAAGAGTGGCCTGGAAGTAGAACCCTTTGAGAGTGTCCATGTGTATGAGCTTCTTTGTAAACTGCTGGACATCAAACCAGAAGCCAACGATGGGAACTTAACGATCACTCTGCCCATGCTACGTTCAGGTGCCAGAGGGGATTCAGACCCgagttgttctttgttcttacaAGTCTAGcttgctccttccttccttccttttcaattttctctctctctctctctctctctctctctttctctctctctctctctctctctttctctttccctctctcactctctttctttctctttctctttctatctctttctgtctctctgcctctctgtttcctctgtttctgtctctgtctctgtctctgtatgacTTCTAACTCTGTCTCTAGCTCATTCTCCGActatctttctccctctgtctgtctgtctctgtctttctttctctgcctccatgtctctctctgtctctctctgtttctgtctctgcctctttgtctctctctatctctttctgtctctaccttgtctctccctctctctcatttcaAGTAAGTCTGTGCACAGGTATGAAGGATGacattgttttctctctctctctctgtgtctctctctctctctctctctctctctctctctctctctctccctctccctctccctccctccatccctccctccctcgtcATGTGTTGACTAAAGATGTATTTGGGTATCCAAGGGGTAAGGTAAATTCCTGTTGAAACAGTGACATCTAGTGGAGTTAAAAGACATCATAGTTTACGTAGGAGGCACATTCCCACTTCTTTCACTTTGCAAAGAACACTACAAAATCTTGGGAAACAAGGGCCACCAATTCCACAACACAAACCATCATATGCAAAAGTATTGTCCATAACCAGTCTCTCACTTATTATCCTCTCTCCCAGCTctctgagatgatcatatagcacttaaagtttgcaaatcactttgcaaatattattttatcctcccaacaaccctggacCTTTTCTATAAAGTGGGgggcaataatagcacctacttaaCCAGggtttgtccagagtcacacaactagtaattaattgagactgaatttgaactcaggtcttcctgattcctgtgGGTCACTAAATAGTATAATGAATACAACACTGGGCtgtgaatcaggaagactcatcatgattccaaatctgacttcagacacttactaactttgtgaaGCTGGGAAACTTTACCttgctcagttttttcatctgtaaaatcaactgaagaaagaaatggcaaaccactctagtatctctgcccgAACACCCAAATGGGGTTCCAAAGAGTAGGGCACAACTGAAACAGCTCAACAATTTACTGACTTCAGCTCCAGCACTCTATTCTCTAGAttccaaacaataacaaaaccacagcaattaaaataataacttataCATCAGATGTTTGAGCTGAATGTCAGAGTGAGATTTCAAAGGTTATCAAGGTTAAACAAATTGCTTAAATTCACAGTACAAactcttgttttgttttccactTAGATAACCTAGACGAAGTTCCTATAATTCACCCAATCCTAAGGTCAGACTCCTCCAAAGAGCATTTTAGGACCTACATGATTTTTTTCACCTTAAAAATGCCCATGTCACATCCAAAAGTCTGACTTAAAATCACCAAGGTTAATCTGTACTAGTTTGAAGAAATTGtcccaaaacattttaaagaattatagcTAACTTAACTGTCTTCCAGGAAAAATCTCAAACCTCAGTAATTCCAGGCTATAATAGTTTCCAAGATACTCTCCCATtcggaaaagaaatgaagatatatATTCCCTCAATCTGCATTCTAGATTGATTTCATCTTCACCTTGGCCAAAGACTGTTCTAGTTTGCtagaaattttttgtttgtttgtttgtttttgttttccttaggtTCTTCCCATCTGTCATATGGGAAGCTGCCTTTGGGACTCATGATGGCCATGATCTTACTGAGGACAATCTTCTAACATCCACCATCATTCAAGGTGAGTATTCACTGGAAATGTAATAAAGGGATAGGGACTGTCATTCTTGCTTCCCTGGctctcttcttcctgaattcaagggAGATCAAGACTGGATGAAAAAGAGAGACTGCATCCAATCTCTCCACACTCTAATCCATTCTTCACACAAAtgccaaattaatcttcctaaggcAGAGCTCTGATCCCACCACCTTCTTATGTGAAAACCTTCAACAACTCCCTATTGATTCTACAAATTCAAACTCTTCAGCCTGACGTATTAAGCCTTCCACAACCTGGTTCCAGCCTGTCTGCATTCTGGGACTGgtttcatattatttccttttgtgcCCTCTTTTATATTCTACCTGATCCAGACTAGTAATGATTCCTCATACTTAACAttctctctcctatctccctTCAGGCCTTTGTAGAGGATGGACTCCTCCCCATCATctcttggaatactatattccttcaaggcttagctcaTGGGTCACCTCCCATAAGACACGCTTCCTGATCACCTCCATTATTAGTAGTCTCTCCCTCCTTAAATtacaatgtatttatttttctgtatgttATGTGGCAAGCtacttgaggacagggaatgttattttttctttttatttcaagtgTCTTTCATaaagtagttgcttaataaatatttgttgaattgaattaaattgaataaaacaAGTGGCAATGGTTCAACTGAAAAGAACTCATTCTTATAGAGAGGACTCTGGAAACTAGAGAAAGGTTCTCTGGTTGCTCAATGAGCTAGCTTCCTGTTCTGGGTTCCTCCAAATTCCATATCATCAGTCCACTTGACTCTTCATTCTAGCATTATTAATTGCCTAAGTCAGAGTTGCCTCAAATGATGTGAGATTgtggttcattcattcattcattaagcacctgctTTATACAAGtctttgctttcaagaagcttatattcttcctttttaaaattttgttaagaaTTTTATTCCTGAAAAATGGGGgggaattaaaaaattaaaatatcaattttccTTTAGTTATTTCTTGggtgaagagggaagagagaacaagagaacTAAACATGGTGCAAATAGGACTACCCCTTCTCTTGTGAGGAAACACATTCCTAAAATGGGATCATTTAATGGTTCCCCTACTATAACTGACAAAATAAATCACTTATAATGCAGAACACTTCATCAAAggagcacatacacacacatacacacacaagcataATACAAGATAGAGGgaataataaagataaagaagagatcacaaagatttcaaagaaaatagggagaaaaaatcattttagctgGAGGAGTATAAGGAAAACTTCTTGAataagctgagtcttgaaagttCAAGACTTGAAATGTCAGGGCTAACTTAAGTGAGTACCTCTTGAGGTAGATCAGGGTCAGAAATATTGGGGAAGATGGTTTACAATATTTGTCTGGTGGCCCTTAGGATAAACTTAGAGGCACTAGGTTCCCCATATATATAAATGagattttagctttttatttctaatgcCTCTGAAAGTTGTCCAGATATCTGAATGTCCTATGTTTGAATGTAGCATTATAGTTGTATACATTTTCATTACATTCTGTAACAGTTAATACAAATCTTTccatacatttattcatttttcatgacACAGAAATTTAATCTGTTCTTGAAATGTAATCTGTACTTGACATATATGTCAAGTACGGCCTAAATGTGACTTCCCTGAATTTCTAATGAGCTGCTTCAGATTCTTCGTTTAGATAATTTAATCCAAAGTTCAAGTTACTGTCAGGTGAGACCACCCTGTTCTCTTAATATCACTGGCCATGCAATCTAGAATACTGACTAGCTCTAGCACCAACTCCCTCATTCCACTCAGAGAATACCAGACACTCTATGAGAATTTGATAGGCCAAGGAAGCCTGTACTTGGGGAACTTTTAGCAAGAAAGGGAGCAACAATGGCCCTAAGGAAACTGCCTGGTGATTTAGCAGCATGAAGATTACTGGAGACCTAGCAGCCTCCATGTTTTTCTAGGAATGTTATCTCACTCTATTAAGAGAGACTTTGTCAAGTCACAGTtcttaaaatcaaaatcaaaaagaaaaagtgtgTCTAGATCAAGGCTAAGTGcatataggtatgtgtgtatgtgtatgtatgtgagttTATCAACCAAAAATGAGGTTTCAATCttgattctgttttttatttgctGTGACCCTAGTAAGGCACTTTCTCCTCCTTTGGGCCTTAATCTTGCTATTCTTTAAATTAGGAAGTTGTACCAAATGACGCATTCCCAATTTTTTGACCCATTTGGTAATATGATCCATTGTATCTCAGAATAATGCTTATAAAtggctaaaataaaaatatataagatgacaaagaaaaccaattatattgaaatactattatcaaaatattttttaaaaacaagtttatggacacacacacataccctccccctccccccgagGGGTAGTAAGCCTTAGAACAGATTTTCTCTAAGGTCCTCTCAAGCTCTGATTTTCTTTGTCCATATGCCAATATCATGAATGTGAACACAACATAGGAAACATATATACTTTTATCTGGTTACATTTGTGAATTCCTGCTCCTTTGTCTCTGTGAAAAATTGTTCCCTGATGTAGAGACATGTAGTTATCACAGAAAATGTGTACTGTAAAAAGAGGATACTCTATTTTAATTCACTAAATAGCCATTAatcaaagtaggatttatgaaatCTTTCCATTTTGCTATTCCAAAGGTCAGAAGCCACGATAACTATTCATAaccaaagaaaagagggagaggatcagagaagataaaatggttaattttgattacataaaattataaaggttttgcacaaacaaaccaaCACACTTGAAACTAGAAAGGCCAGAATTAGAACAATTAACTGGGGAAAacatttatagcaagtttctttgataaagatcttCAAAATATACAAGGAAccgattcaaatttataagaataacagTCATCCCCTGACtggcaaatggtcaaaggatatgaacaattgattctcaaagtaaataatttttgCTAATagtcatgggaaaaaaatgttccaaatcactaatagttAAAGAACTGCAAACTAAAGAAACTCTGGGATTTTACCTCACATTCATAAAATTGAcatataacaaaaatagaaaagtgacaaatgttaaaactttttttaggAGGAGGAAAGCTAGGAGAAAACATTATTGGAAGAGTTGTGAAACTGTCCAgccataactgaaaaacaatttggaatcacAGTTATGTCCAAAAAGTCAATGAATTGTACATTCTCTTTTGACCCAGCGCTACTATTACTAGGCTTACTGATCatggagaacaaaataaaaaggaaaggatttttatgtgcaaaaacatttatataaaattttttataatggcaaaaaaCTAAAAACTCAGGAGGTGCtcttcaattgaggaatgactgaacagatTAATTTCTGTGTCATGAGAAatgaatatggaaagatttgtattAACTGTTACAGAATGTAATGAAAATGTATACAACTATAactataaacaattttgaaagatttaagaactctgaagaatatagaaaattatCAACAATTCCAGACTATCAATGACAAACTATGCTACCCACCTATTTACTATCAAAGAAATGGTCTCAAAATTCAGAGTGacacatatatttttggacatgggcaGTACAAGGTTATCATGTATATGCtacttgggttttatttttctatttttttttcagtgagaagGGGAGAAGctgtgaggaagaaaaaaaaagttgttaattggtgaaaaaaattaaagtgacatgaaaaatattaataaaaatgttttaaagacaaATTAATCCTCTCAACCAGATAATAAGGTACATGTGGTTCACTTTTAAGGTACCCTTTCTATAGTGACTAAGTAAAGTAATCCTTGTTATAGAATATGACTGTTTCATGATTTCCAGGGGGCAAGTTTGCCACTGTGGCAGCAAAGTCCAGAACCAGTTTTGGATCTCTGACCTCCTCTTAATTCCCCTTGTCCTATGGAAACCTGAAGCACAGGAGACATTCACTTCACTTTCCATCAATGTTATCCAGTCTTCTCTCTTCCCAAGCCACAGAAAATGTATACCTGCCAAACATATTCCTAGAATAAAGCCCTTTCATGCTATTGGGTTACCCCATGCATCTTAGAAATGTAGAAAACACCACATTCctgtcttcttcccttccatGTTCTCATGTCAGCCATGCAATGCCACCTAAGAGATAAGAGATTCAGGAAGAAAGGCCTTACAAATTCCCATCTTTTAAACTtaggattatcttttttttattaaagcttttttattttcaaaatatatgcatggataatttttcaacattgacccttgcaaaaccttgtgttccaaattttcccctccttccccctaccctttcccctagatggcaagtaatccaatatatgttcaacatgttaaaatatgtgtcaaatccaatatatgtatgcatatttatacagttatcttgctgcacaagaaaaatcagatcaaaaaggaaaaaatgagtaagaaaacaaaatgcaagcaaacaacaaaaagagtgaaaaaactatgttgtgatccacactcagttcccacagtcctctctctggttgtagatggatctcttcatcacaagatcattagaactggcctcaactatctcattgttggaaagaggcacatccatcagaattggtcattgtataatcttgttgctatgtacaaagaccttctgttccaaattttcccctccaatatgtatacatatttatacaattatcttgctgcacaagaaaaattggatctagaaagaaaaaaactgagaaggaaaaccaaaatgcaaacaaacaataacaaaaagtgaaaatgctatgttgtggtccacactcagttcccatagtatTCTCTCAGCTCTCTTCTTCgctggacaattggaactggtttgaatcaactcattgttgaagagtcccatgtccatcagaattgatcatcgtctAGTTTAGTTattgttgtatataatgatctcttggttctgctcatttctttttaattttttccattttattattgtagtcattgtatacattatttttctttatttgacatACTTAATTTTACATtggttctttttattatagcttttcatttacaaaatatttgaatGGGTAATATTTCAGtgctgacccttgcaaaaccttctgttccaaatttccccttctttaccccaccctctcccctagatggcaggtattccaatacatgttaaaatatgttaaatccaatatatgtatacatatccatacggttatcttgctgcacaagaaaaatcagatctagaatgaataaaaaaacctgagaaggaaatcaaaaatgcaagcaaacaacaacaaaaagagtgaaaatgctatgctgtggtccacattcagtacTCACAGGCTTCtccctgggtatagatgactctcttcatcactaaacaattggaattggtctgaatcaatttattgttgaagagagccacatccatcagaattgagtatcatatagtcttgttgttgccatgtacaatgatctcctggttctgctcgtttcacttagcatcagttcatgtaaatctctccaagcctctctcaaatcatcctgttggtcatttcttacagaacaataatattccataatattcatataccataacttattcagccattctccaattgatggacatccactcagtttccagtttctaaccattacagaaaggggtgccacaaacatttttgcacatgtgggtccctttccctcctttaatatctctttggaatataagcccagtagtaacactgctggatcaaaggatatgtacaatttgataacttttggagcgtagttccaaattcctctccagaatggttggatttgttcacagttccaccaataatgtatcagtgtcccagttttgccacatcacctccaacattcatcattatctttttctgtcatcttagccaatctaacaggtatgtagtggtatctcagagttgtcttaatttgcatttctctgatcaatagtgatttggagcactttttcatatgactaaaaagtttcaatttcttcatctgaaaattgtctattcatatccttagaCTGTTTATcagtccaattctaatttttaagaaattattttcatcaatcagcttttgtagctctttttccatttagccaattctggttttgtaaggtattattttcatcagtgttcttgtttctcttttatcaagttcttaattatcttttaataattttcttctttgctttcatttctttaatttattttctaccaCTCTTAACtgattttgaaaattgttttttatgtCTTCAAGGAATTTTTGTTGGGATTgcttccaattcacaattttttttcctttgaactattttgacttcatttgaagccaaaatattttgtcttcttcTAAATTTAGGTATTGATcttcctgtcatcatagtagaTTTTGTATGTTTATGATCAAGACCTATTATTGGCTCTAACACTCCAGAATTCTTTTTGAAGTGTTATTATAAAGTTGTTTAGAGAATAATGTTGGAAGAACTTAGCTGAATCTCTACTCTGTCATCATCATACTTTGCTTTTAAAGAGAAAATCTGAGAGGAAACCACATTGTGGCTCTCATGTCTTTAATGGGTTCTTTATTACCCATTACTATGGCATAACTGATACAGTAGAttactggatctgaagtcaggaagaactgagttcaatcATTGTTTCTGGTTCTTACTAGTAGTATAACAATGAGCATACCatcataaatatggaaatacatctAGAACAATGgcattttaatatataatggattacttgctctctagggagagggggaagaaggagggagaaaaatttggaatacaagattttgcaagggtgaatgttgaaaactatctttgcatgtatttcgaaaataaaaaactattacaaaaaaaacaatgaagaaaccACAAAAACTAGGTAATCTGGATTCCCTGGAAATACTTAGGTTGCCTAGGATAGAGGTGCCCCTGAGAAGTCTTTGGATCATGTTCAGAGTGCCTAACATGGAGGTCTTTGTTCCCTATCATATGAGTGGAAGGAACCTTCTCTAACTGGCTgcctttcaaaataa
This window contains:
- the ENPP7 gene encoding ectonucleotide pyrophosphatase/phosphodiesterase family member 7, yielding MKCPRVLLSSVALLTLFLLVTGAPFQRQLPRNKLLLISFDGFRWNYDQDVNTPNLDSMVKDGVKAHYMIPAFVTMTSPCHFTLVTGKYIENHGVVHNMYYNTTTKVKLPYHATLGIEKWWDNGSLPIWITAQRQGLKTGSFFYPGGNVSYQGEYVTMSRKEGIIHKYNDEKEWRQNIDTVMKWFTEDGLDLVTLYFGEPDSTGHKYGPESQERKNMVSQVDRTVGYLREKIEMYNLKDNLNLIITSDHGMTTVLKNASDLVEFHKFPNFTFKDIEFELLDYGPNGMLLPKEGNLEKVYEILKNAHPKLHVYKKESFPERFHYANNNRITPLVMYSDVGYVIHGRYSVQFNKGEHGFDNENMDMKTIFRAVGPDFKSGLEVEPFESVHVYELLCKLLDIKPEANDGNLTITLPMLRSGSSHLSYGKLPLGLMMAMILLRTIF